In one window of Rhodanobacter sp. FDAARGOS 1247 DNA:
- a CDS encoding RNB domain-containing ribonuclease yields the protein MSTTRRIHIRSSADPALAQGMRDIRDDLKLPSAFPPEVEAAASAAAANPRWPELDRSEIALVTIDPAGAMDLDQAMHVERTDGGYRVHYAIADVAAFVSAGDPIDLEAHRRGETLYGAESKIPLHPKVLSEDAASLLPDQLRPALLWTIELDHTGEGIAVDVRRAKVRSRARLDYEGVQRQIDAGAADPMWAVLREIGELRRQREVSRGGVSLPLPEQEVSVEDGQWKLAFRGRLAVEDWNEQISLLTGMAAAYLMVQAKVGILRTLPPPDPHAIARLRITARALAIDWPDALDYPGFIRSLDPASDVHVAMLTACTSVLRGAGYAAFNGTLPGQSMHSALAAQYAHATAPLRRLVDRYSGEICVALCAKQPVPAWALAALPDLPATMQTSGHRAGQYESAVLNLAEAVVLAPRVGEVFPGAIVEVARDDPRKGTVIVREPAIEASVSGSAALPLGADVRVSLVEADPVRRVTRFALGS from the coding sequence ATGTCGACCACCCGCCGCATCCACATCCGGTCATCCGCTGATCCGGCTCTTGCCCAGGGCATGCGCGACATCCGGGACGACCTGAAACTGCCGTCGGCGTTTCCGCCGGAGGTCGAGGCGGCGGCCAGCGCGGCGGCGGCGAACCCCCGCTGGCCCGAGCTCGATCGCAGCGAGATCGCCCTGGTCACCATCGACCCCGCCGGTGCGATGGACCTGGACCAGGCAATGCATGTGGAGCGCACCGACGGCGGCTACCGCGTGCACTATGCGATTGCCGATGTCGCGGCCTTCGTCAGCGCGGGCGATCCGATCGACCTGGAAGCGCATCGGCGCGGCGAGACCCTGTACGGGGCGGAGAGCAAGATTCCGCTACACCCGAAGGTGCTGTCCGAGGATGCGGCCTCGCTGCTGCCGGACCAGCTGCGTCCCGCGCTGTTGTGGACGATCGAGCTGGATCACACCGGCGAAGGCATCGCCGTCGACGTGCGTCGCGCGAAGGTGCGCAGTCGGGCCAGGCTCGACTACGAAGGCGTGCAGCGACAGATCGACGCCGGTGCGGCCGACCCGATGTGGGCGGTGCTGCGCGAGATCGGCGAACTGCGTCGGCAGCGCGAGGTATCGCGGGGCGGCGTGAGCCTGCCGCTGCCGGAACAGGAAGTCAGCGTGGAAGACGGGCAGTGGAAGCTGGCCTTCCGCGGTCGCCTGGCGGTGGAGGATTGGAACGAGCAGATCTCGCTGCTGACCGGCATGGCGGCGGCCTACCTGATGGTGCAGGCCAAGGTGGGCATCCTGCGCACGTTGCCGCCGCCCGATCCGCACGCGATCGCGCGGCTGCGCATCACGGCGCGGGCACTGGCCATCGACTGGCCCGACGCGCTGGACTATCCCGGTTTCATCCGCTCGCTGGACCCTGCCAGCGACGTGCACGTGGCGATGCTCACCGCCTGCACCAGCGTGCTGCGGGGCGCCGGCTACGCCGCGTTCAACGGCACCCTGCCCGGACAGTCGATGCACTCGGCGCTGGCCGCGCAGTATGCCCACGCCACCGCGCCGCTGCGGCGGCTGGTCGACCGCTACAGCGGCGAGATCTGCGTAGCGCTGTGCGCGAAGCAGCCGGTACCGGCATGGGCGCTGGCCGCGCTGCCAGATCTGCCGGCCACGATGCAGACCTCCGGCCATCGCGCCGGCCAGTACGAAAGCGCCGTGCTCAACCTGGCCGAAGCCGTGGTGCTGGCGCCGCGGGTGGGCGAAGTGTTCCCCGGGGCGATCGTCGAAGTGGCCCGCGACGATCCGCGCAAGGGCACGGTGATCGTGCGCGAGCCGGCGATCGAGGCCAGTGTGTCCGGCAGCGCCGCCTTGCCGCTGGGAGCTGACGTCCGGGTGAGCCTGGTCGAGGCCGACCCGGTCCGGCGGGTGACGCGCTTCGCGCTGGGCAGCTGA
- the prmC gene encoding peptide chain release factor N(5)-glutamine methyltransferase: MPDVRHALMDATARLGERADAELLLLHVLQQERGWLFTHADDELATDVQTAFRQLVARREAGEPVAYLTGRRGFWTLDLEVTPATLIPRPETELLVELALQRLPDRAPVEVVDLGTGSGAIALAIASERPQARVIATDASATALAVARRNAQRHHLDNVTFVHGDWLAPLAGQQFELIVSNPPYIEAADPHLAQGDLRHEPASALASGDDGLDDIRRILVDARHHLRPGGWLLFEHGWNQGEAVRGLLELAGYADVFTAQDLESRDRVSGGQC; encoded by the coding sequence ATGCCTGATGTACGCCATGCGCTGATGGACGCCACCGCACGGCTCGGCGAGCGCGCCGACGCCGAACTGCTGCTCCTGCACGTGCTGCAGCAGGAGCGCGGCTGGCTGTTCACCCACGCCGACGACGAGCTGGCGACGGACGTCCAGACGGCTTTCCGTCAACTCGTCGCGCGGCGCGAAGCCGGCGAACCGGTGGCCTACCTCACCGGTCGCCGCGGCTTCTGGACGCTGGACCTGGAGGTGACCCCGGCGACCCTGATCCCGCGCCCGGAGACGGAATTGCTGGTCGAGCTCGCCCTTCAGCGACTGCCCGACAGGGCGCCCGTCGAGGTGGTCGACCTGGGCACCGGCAGCGGCGCGATCGCGCTGGCGATCGCCAGCGAACGGCCGCAGGCACGAGTGATCGCCACCGACGCCAGCGCCACCGCCCTGGCGGTGGCAAGGCGCAACGCGCAACGCCACCACCTCGACAACGTCACCTTCGTGCATGGCGACTGGCTGGCACCACTGGCCGGCCAGCAGTTCGAGCTGATCGTCTCCAACCCGCCGTACATCGAAGCCGCCGACCCGCACCTGGCGCAAGGCGACCTTCGCCACGAACCGGCCAGCGCACTGGCCTCGGGCGACGACGGCCTGGACGACATCCGCCGCATCCTCGTCGACGCCCGTCACCACCTGCGCCCCGGCGGATGGCTGCTGTTCGAGCATGGCTGGAACCAGGGTGAAGCGGTGCGCGGATTGCTGGAGCTGGCCGGCTATGCCGACGTGTTCACGGCGCAGGATCTGGAGTCGCGTGATCGGGTCAGCGGCGGACAGTGCTGA
- a CDS encoding SapC family protein, protein MAEVLFYENPVPLNRNEHKDLRMKVVPNVKFAMNAHSVPLTGVEFGLAARDMLIVFAGSSVADAGPVALLGLRQNENLYVDAEGHWAPDTYVPAFVRRYPFVLAEKPAGQEGDDFTVFLDEKYEGFNTTEGERLFKEDGTDTELLTNAVGFLGDFQQNVARTRWFMQQLNKHELLEPRNVQLQKQGKDGAQGKSINLNGLFVVNEEKLRALDEKTTHEFLREGVLGWAYAHLLSLTNIDRLAHRLDVREQAEEAAGKTTN, encoded by the coding sequence GTGGCTGAAGTTCTGTTCTACGAGAATCCGGTTCCGCTGAACCGCAATGAACACAAAGATCTGCGCATGAAGGTCGTGCCGAACGTCAAGTTCGCCATGAATGCCCATTCGGTGCCGCTGACCGGCGTGGAGTTCGGCCTTGCCGCGCGCGACATGCTGATCGTGTTTGCCGGTTCCAGCGTCGCCGACGCCGGCCCGGTCGCCCTGCTGGGCCTGCGCCAGAACGAAAACCTCTATGTCGACGCCGAAGGTCATTGGGCGCCGGACACCTACGTCCCCGCATTCGTGCGTCGCTATCCGTTCGTGCTGGCCGAGAAGCCGGCCGGCCAGGAAGGCGATGACTTCACCGTGTTCCTCGACGAGAAGTACGAAGGCTTCAACACCACCGAAGGCGAACGTCTGTTCAAGGAAGACGGCACCGATACGGAACTGTTGACCAATGCCGTGGGTTTCCTGGGAGACTTCCAGCAGAACGTGGCGCGCACGCGCTGGTTCATGCAGCAGCTCAACAAGCATGAGCTGCTGGAGCCGCGCAACGTGCAGCTGCAGAAGCAGGGCAAGGACGGCGCCCAGGGCAAGTCGATCAACCTCAATGGCCTGTTCGTGGTCAACGAGGAAAAACTGCGCGCGCTGGACGAGAAGACCACCCACGAATTCCTGCGCGAAGGCGTGCTCGGCTGGGCCTATGCCCACCTGCTGTCGCTGACCAACATCGACCGCCTCGCCCATCGCCTCGACGTGCGCGAGCAGGCCGAGGAAGCCGCGGGCAAGACCACCAACTGA
- a CDS encoding GNAT family N-acetyltransferase: MSDSTLMIRLAEEEDDDFILEQVPRFTDFTLPPWRRRHECIEGIRNDLLRHLEDQPPNSYLFVAEDTDGERAGFIHLQRTTDFFTGRSNCHVSDIAVAPSHEGRGVGKLLLAHAEAWASEHQCQLVTLAVFPGNERARALYEAAGYATDLLRLAKPVR; the protein is encoded by the coding sequence ATGAGCGACTCCACCCTGATGATCCGTCTGGCCGAAGAAGAGGACGATGACTTCATCCTCGAACAGGTGCCGCGATTCACGGATTTCACGCTGCCGCCGTGGCGACGCCGCCACGAATGCATCGAGGGCATCCGCAATGACCTGCTGCGCCATCTGGAAGACCAGCCACCGAACAGCTACCTGTTCGTGGCCGAGGACACCGATGGCGAACGCGCCGGCTTCATCCACCTGCAGCGCACCACCGATTTCTTCACCGGACGCAGCAACTGCCATGTCTCGGATATCGCGGTGGCGCCATCGCACGAGGGGCGCGGCGTGGGCAAGCTGTTGCTCGCGCATGCCGAGGCCTGGGCCAGCGAACACCAGTGCCAGCTGGTGACGCTGGCGGTGTTTCCGGGCAACGAACGCGCCCGCGCCCTGTACGAAGCGGCCGGCTACGCCACCGACCTGCTGCGGCTGGCCAAGCCGGTGCGCTGA
- the dxs gene encoding 1-deoxy-D-xylulose-5-phosphate synthase, protein MTDLSRYPHLAAIEAPADLRRVPDDELPAVADELRQFLIESVASSGGHFGAGLGVVELTVALHHEFDTPNDRLVWDVGHQCYPHKILTGRRDRITTIKKKDGLAPFPRREESEYDTFGVGHSSTSISAALGMAIAAQRKGDHRKVVAVIGDGAMTAGMAFEALNHGGDVEPDMLVVFNDNGMSISENVGAMTKMMARAMASRRLNQLRERAKRAIPKQSFMGRFFKRWEEHAKGMFVPSTLFEELGFHYTGPIDGHNMPQLLQALRTVKNLPGPQLLHVITTKGKGYAPAEEAQIEYHAVGPFDPQAGLVKKNTPAKPTYTDIFGNWLCDQAAADPRLLAITPAMREGSGLVRFSKEYPDRYFDVAIAEQHAVTLAAGMACEGAKPVVAIYSTFLQRAYDQAIHDVALQNLDVTFAIDRAGVVGPDGATHSGSFDLSFLRCLPNFVIMAPADENECRAMLSTGFQYTGPAAIRYPRGTGPGVAISEQLDTLPIGKADLRRRGHGLALLSFGAMLPAASTIAAELDATLVNMRFVKPLDEAMIVELAKTHDAFVTLEDNAVAGGAGSAVAECLAAHGIAQPILHLGLPDVYLEHGSREEVLTMAGLDLPGIRHAIHARFPTLCAGSMASTG, encoded by the coding sequence ATGACCGACCTTTCCCGCTATCCCCATCTGGCCGCGATCGAGGCACCAGCCGATCTGCGCCGCGTACCCGATGACGAGCTGCCCGCCGTCGCCGACGAGCTGCGACAGTTCCTGATCGAGTCGGTCGCCAGTTCCGGCGGCCACTTCGGCGCGGGCCTGGGCGTGGTCGAGCTCACCGTGGCCCTGCACCACGAATTCGATACCCCGAACGATCGCCTGGTATGGGACGTGGGTCATCAGTGCTACCCGCACAAGATCCTCACCGGCCGCCGCGACCGCATCACCACGATCAAGAAGAAGGACGGCCTGGCGCCGTTCCCGCGCCGCGAGGAAAGCGAGTACGACACCTTCGGCGTCGGCCATTCGTCGACCTCGATTTCCGCCGCGCTGGGCATGGCGATCGCCGCGCAGCGCAAGGGCGACCACCGCAAGGTGGTGGCGGTGATCGGCGACGGCGCGATGACCGCCGGCATGGCGTTCGAAGCGCTGAACCACGGCGGCGACGTGGAACCGGACATGCTGGTGGTGTTCAACGACAACGGCATGTCGATCAGCGAGAACGTCGGCGCGATGACCAAGATGATGGCCCGCGCGATGGCCAGCCGCCGCCTGAACCAGCTGCGCGAGCGGGCCAAGCGGGCGATCCCCAAGCAGTCATTCATGGGCCGCTTCTTCAAACGCTGGGAAGAACATGCCAAGGGTATGTTCGTGCCCTCCACCTTGTTCGAGGAACTGGGCTTCCACTACACCGGCCCGATCGACGGCCACAACATGCCGCAGTTGCTGCAGGCGCTGCGCACGGTGAAGAACCTGCCCGGCCCGCAGCTGCTGCACGTGATCACCACCAAGGGCAAGGGCTACGCCCCGGCCGAAGAGGCGCAGATCGAATACCACGCGGTCGGTCCGTTCGACCCGCAGGCCGGCCTGGTGAAAAAGAACACGCCAGCCAAGCCCACCTATACCGACATCTTCGGCAACTGGCTGTGCGACCAGGCCGCGGCCGACCCGCGCCTGCTGGCGATCACCCCGGCGATGCGCGAAGGTTCCGGCCTGGTTCGGTTCTCGAAGGAGTACCCGGACCGCTACTTCGACGTGGCGATCGCCGAGCAGCACGCGGTGACGCTGGCCGCCGGCATGGCCTGCGAAGGCGCCAAGCCCGTCGTGGCGATCTATTCCACCTTCCTGCAGCGCGCCTACGACCAGGCCATCCACGACGTGGCGCTGCAGAACCTCGACGTCACCTTCGCGATCGACCGCGCCGGCGTGGTCGGCCCGGACGGCGCGACGCATTCGGGCAGCTTCGATCTCTCTTTCCTGCGCTGCCTGCCCAACTTCGTGATCATGGCGCCCGCCGACGAAAACGAATGCCGCGCGATGCTTTCCACCGGCTTCCAGTACACCGGGCCCGCCGCGATCCGCTACCCGCGCGGCACCGGTCCCGGTGTCGCCATCAGCGAGCAGCTCGACACCTTGCCGATCGGCAAGGCCGACCTGCGTCGCCGCGGCCACGGCCTGGCCCTGCTCAGTTTCGGCGCGATGCTGCCCGCCGCCAGCACGATCGCCGCCGAGCTCGACGCGACCCTGGTCAACATGCGTTTCGTGAAGCCGCTGGACGAGGCGATGATCGTGGAGCTGGCGAAGACCCACGACGCCTTCGTCACCCTGGAAGACAACGCGGTCGCCGGCGGCGCCGGCTCGGCCGTGGCCGAATGCCTGGCCGCCCACGGCATCGCCCAGCCGATCCTGCATCTTGGCCTTCCAGACGTCTATCTGGAACACGGCAGCCGCGAGGAAGTGCTGACGATGGCCGGGCTGGACCTGCCCGGCATCCGCCACGCGATCCATGCGCGCTTCCCGACGCTGTGCGCGGGCAGCATGGCCAGCACCGGCTGA
- a CDS encoding GlxA family transcriptional regulator — protein MNLLDLSGPLQALATANRQVEPGQRYDVHVVSADGGAITTGCGLQVHTDTFASLRGQRIDTLIVPGGCAGSRFETPAALARWIGETASSVRRVASVCTGAFVLAQAGLLAGRRAATHWHWVEQLRARHPDVLVDADRIFIKDGPIWTSAGVSAGIDLTLALIEEDLGHRLAIETARELVVFVKRAGGQSQFSVPLTAQASGDARFTDLHAWMAAHLRHDLRVDVLAERAGMSPRTFARTYASNVGRTPAKTVDAMRLEAACRALEETALPIKTVAATAGYADEQALRRAFLRRLGVSPGDYRARFSRHALE, from the coding sequence ATGAACCTGCTCGACCTGAGCGGCCCCCTGCAGGCGCTCGCTACCGCCAACCGGCAGGTCGAACCCGGCCAGCGCTATGACGTGCATGTGGTCTCCGCGGACGGCGGCGCGATCACCACCGGATGCGGGTTGCAGGTGCATACCGATACTTTCGCGTCGCTGCGTGGCCAACGGATCGACACCTTGATCGTTCCGGGCGGCTGTGCCGGATCGCGATTCGAGACACCTGCCGCACTGGCCCGGTGGATCGGCGAGACGGCATCGTCGGTGCGGCGAGTGGCGTCGGTCTGCACGGGCGCCTTCGTGCTGGCGCAAGCGGGCCTGCTGGCCGGCCGCCGTGCCGCGACGCATTGGCACTGGGTGGAACAATTGCGCGCCCGTCATCCCGACGTACTGGTCGACGCCGACAGAATCTTCATCAAGGACGGGCCGATCTGGACGTCGGCCGGCGTCAGCGCCGGCATCGACCTCACACTGGCCTTGATCGAGGAAGACCTCGGCCACCGCCTCGCCATCGAGACGGCGCGGGAGCTCGTCGTGTTCGTGAAACGCGCCGGTGGCCAGTCGCAATTCAGCGTACCGCTGACGGCTCAGGCGAGTGGCGACGCGCGCTTTACCGATCTTCATGCCTGGATGGCCGCGCATCTTCGCCATGACTTGCGCGTGGATGTGCTGGCCGAACGTGCAGGCATGAGTCCACGCACCTTCGCTCGTACGTATGCCTCCAACGTAGGCCGCACGCCGGCGAAGACCGTGGATGCGATGCGGCTGGAAGCCGCGTGTCGCGCCCTGGAAGAGACCGCGCTGCCGATCAAGACCGTCGCTGCCACCGCAGGCTATGCCGACGAACAGGCGCTGCGGCGCGCATTCCTGCGTCGGCTTGGCGTGTCGCCCGGCGACTACCGCGCGCGCTTCTCGCGCCACGCGCTGGAGTGA
- a CDS encoding DJ-1/PfpI family protein: protein MPPLHVFRALLVSALLVLPLHATAHATDEHFRPYVPQHGRARPVVAVVGQNAGTELTDFVIPYAVLQRSGAVDAFAVATLPGSMTMRPALRLQPELDIKAFDKRFPKGADYVVVPAVVKRDDADLLRWLRAQYAKGATLVSICDGALVVANSGLLKGHRATAHWATEGLRRKSYPDTTWVPNTRYVVDGRLVSSAGISAAIPTSLALLESIAGRERAAQVGAQFGVTTWTAAHDSDVFHPHPGNLGALLRINVTNRWFHRVTRLGMALQPGIDDVTLALTADAYSRTGRSMVYGVSPLPQIRSASGLMWLPDNSQLASTQEPIEPITATRDAPVFDAVLASLDRRYGRSTARGVAIDFEYP from the coding sequence ATGCCCCCTCTGCATGTTTTTCGCGCACTGCTCGTATCTGCGCTGCTCGTCCTTCCCTTGCACGCAACAGCGCACGCTACTGACGAACACTTCAGGCCCTACGTGCCGCAACACGGGCGCGCGCGTCCTGTCGTCGCCGTGGTGGGCCAAAATGCCGGCACCGAGCTGACCGACTTCGTGATTCCCTATGCGGTGCTGCAACGGTCGGGTGCCGTCGATGCGTTTGCCGTAGCGACGTTGCCCGGTTCGATGACGATGCGCCCGGCACTGCGCCTGCAGCCGGAGCTGGACATCAAGGCGTTCGATAAGCGTTTCCCCAAGGGGGCCGACTATGTCGTCGTCCCGGCGGTGGTCAAGCGCGATGACGCCGATTTGCTGAGGTGGCTGCGCGCGCAGTATGCGAAGGGGGCAACCCTGGTAAGCATCTGCGATGGCGCGCTCGTGGTGGCCAACAGCGGCTTGCTCAAGGGTCACCGCGCGACAGCGCATTGGGCGACCGAGGGGCTGCGGCGCAAGAGCTATCCGGACACGACCTGGGTGCCCAACACGCGCTATGTCGTGGACGGCCGGCTGGTGTCGAGCGCGGGCATCAGTGCTGCGATACCCACCTCGCTCGCCTTGCTCGAGTCGATCGCCGGTCGCGAACGGGCCGCGCAAGTCGGCGCGCAGTTCGGCGTGACGACATGGACGGCGGCACACGACAGCGACGTGTTCCACCCGCATCCAGGCAATCTTGGCGCGCTGCTGCGCATCAATGTCACGAACCGATGGTTTCATCGCGTGACACGGCTAGGCATGGCGTTGCAGCCCGGTATTGACGATGTGACGCTGGCGCTGACCGCCGACGCTTACTCGCGCACTGGCCGCAGCATGGTCTATGGCGTGTCGCCCCTGCCGCAGATACGCAGCGCGTCTGGGCTGATGTGGCTTCCCGACAACTCCCAGCTCGCCAGCACGCAGGAGCCTATTGAGCCGATCACGGCCACGCGCGACGCGCCGGTGTTCGACGCCGTGCTGGCGTCGCTCGATCGTCGCTACGGCCGCTCCACGGCACGCGGTGTTGCGATCGACTTTGAGTATCCTTGA
- a CDS encoding HNH endonuclease — protein sequence MLMEVPSRADINATRVLSLDAAGRILDWISWQEAVCLYVRDAVAWTLGDPCLTVHGGHNRLLGAQSLLQLHPIIASTGRCREHAIDPAPALTNTALFARDRHICLYCGEHFSRADLTRDHVMPISRQGKDEWENVVSACLACNLKKSNRTPQQANMPLLAVPYRPSWVEHLILSNRNILADQMEFLVSRLPRDRRAIAEYA from the coding sequence ATGCTGATGGAAGTGCCAAGTCGCGCCGATATCAACGCGACGCGCGTATTGTCGCTGGACGCCGCCGGCCGCATCCTCGACTGGATCAGCTGGCAGGAGGCGGTTTGCCTGTATGTCCGCGATGCGGTGGCCTGGACGCTTGGCGACCCCTGCCTCACCGTCCACGGCGGCCACAATCGGCTGCTGGGGGCGCAAAGCCTGCTGCAACTCCATCCGATCATCGCCAGCACCGGCCGCTGCCGCGAGCACGCGATTGATCCAGCCCCGGCGCTGACCAACACCGCGCTGTTCGCCCGCGACCGGCACATCTGCCTGTACTGCGGCGAGCATTTCAGCCGCGCCGACCTCACCCGCGACCACGTCATGCCCATATCCAGGCAGGGCAAGGACGAGTGGGAGAACGTGGTCAGCGCCTGCCTGGCCTGCAACCTGAAGAAGAGCAACCGCACCCCGCAGCAGGCCAACATGCCGTTGCTGGCGGTACCGTACCGGCCGAGCTGGGTCGAACACCTGATCCTGTCCAATCGCAACATCCTGGCCGACCAGATGGAATTCCTGGTCAGCCGGCTGCCCCGTGACCGGCGTGCCATCGCGGAATACGCCTAG
- a CDS encoding DUF6861 domain-containing protein, whose translation MPLATSIQDSWNQLERWAGRQISGARNEARLISARADALQLAITLSEGLAVYRILRDFQHLDLDAVVNDIVAVLRQCLIVMLTSTGGGALIGGVAGGVFGVGVGAAPGVVIGAAAGAQMGEWILIFMGLRALSEYIVRDMPDIARAYWDGIRLAWSAASPSPLPQQPIRVDRFAIQHAAEKIARAHVAMFVLLLMGILAYLAKGRGDMGQLAEGVRSSRMGPKFADWMVRNEGRLKAEPRLREGILQTTRESSNDIAVASRPRNPPSPKRAPEPRNVTEKSGGKPAPDGFRTYKTHGINENPMLTPEGRSMVAQYEKQGFTRDEAILKTRQLMESGSTRPLPNPVETGDKFYKVVPKNSMPGPNSEFWMSKREMESLRGLNADQIGDCLGLPLESQQVGEFDVVQITAIRPSMSYTSRIAPTTQNGWAQSGGKVQTLLTDRSSFNAPSRTGIKFP comes from the coding sequence ATGCCGTTGGCCACGTCGATACAGGACTCATGGAACCAGCTCGAGCGCTGGGCAGGCCGCCAGATATCCGGCGCCCGCAATGAAGCCAGACTGATCTCCGCGCGGGCCGATGCCCTCCAGCTTGCCATCACGCTTTCCGAAGGCCTGGCGGTCTATCGCATCCTTCGCGACTTCCAGCATCTCGACCTCGACGCCGTCGTCAACGACATCGTCGCCGTGCTGCGCCAATGCCTGATCGTGATGCTGACCAGCACCGGCGGCGGCGCACTCATCGGCGGCGTCGCCGGCGGCGTGTTCGGCGTGGGCGTCGGCGCCGCCCCGGGAGTCGTCATCGGCGCGGCGGCCGGCGCGCAGATGGGCGAATGGATCCTCATCTTCATGGGGCTCAGGGCGCTCAGCGAATACATCGTGCGGGACATGCCCGACATCGCCCGCGCCTACTGGGACGGCATCCGCCTGGCCTGGTCCGCCGCCTCCCCGTCACCGCTGCCGCAGCAACCCATCCGCGTCGACCGCTTCGCGATCCAGCACGCCGCCGAAAAAATCGCCCGCGCCCACGTCGCCATGTTCGTCCTCCTGCTGATGGGCATCCTCGCCTACCTGGCCAAGGGCCGCGGCGACATGGGCCAACTGGCCGAAGGCGTCCGCAGCAGCCGGATGGGACCGAAGTTCGCGGACTGGATGGTGAGGAATGAGGGGAGGCTGAAGGCAGAGCCGCGGCTGCGCGAAGGAATCTTGCAAACGACACGCGAAAGCTCCAACGACATTGCAGTCGCATCCAGACCGCGCAATCCTCCCAGCCCCAAAAGAGCGCCAGAGCCAAGGAATGTCACGGAGAAGTCCGGAGGAAAACCAGCTCCCGACGGATTTCGCACATACAAAACGCATGGAATAAACGAAAACCCCATGCTCACACCCGAAGGGCGCAGCATGGTCGCTCAGTACGAAAAGCAGGGGTTCACCCGTGACGAAGCAATCCTGAAGACTAGGCAGCTTATGGAAAGCGGCTCAACACGACCATTGCCCAATCCCGTTGAAACAGGTGACAAATTCTACAAAGTGGTACCGAAGAATTCGATGCCAGGACCCAACTCGGAATTTTGGATGAGCAAGAGGGAGATGGAATCCTTGCGCGGCTTGAACGCGGATCAAATCGGTGATTGTCTTGGACTTCCACTCGAAAGCCAGCAGGTCGGGGAATTTGATGTTGTACAGATAACAGCCATCCGGCCAAGCATGTCCTATACATCACGCATTGCCCCCACAACCCAAAATGGCTGGGCACAGAGTGGCGGCAAGGTACAAACGCTTCTTACCGATCGCAGCTCATTCAATGCACCAAGCCGTACCGGCATAAAGTTTCCCTAG